A genomic segment from Microtus pennsylvanicus isolate mMicPen1 chromosome 21, mMicPen1.hap1, whole genome shotgun sequence encodes:
- the Tril gene encoding TLR4 interactor with leucine rich repeats — MEGVGAVRFWLMVCGCLAFPPRAESVCPERCDCQHPQHLLCTNRGLRAVPKTSSLPSPQDVLTYSLGGNFITNITAFDFHRLGQLKRLDLQYNQIRSLHPKTFEKLSRLEELYLGNNLLQAFAPGTLAPLRKLRILYANGNEIGRLSRGSFEGLESLVKLRLDGNVLGALPDAVFAPLGNLLYLHLESNRIRFLGKNAFTQLGKLRFLNLSANELQPSLRHAATFVPLRSLSTLILSSNNLQHLGPRVFQHLPRLGLLSLSGNQLTQLAPEAFWGLGALRELHLEGNRLSQLPLALLEPLHSLEALDLSGNELSALHPATFGHQVRLRELSLRDNALRALSGDIFAASPALYRLDLDGNGWTCDCQLRGLKRWMGDWHSQGRLLTVFVQCRHPPALRGKYLDYLDDQLLQNGSCVDPSPSPIAGSRQGSLSTATGEGMTPPAGGLAQELPPQPQPQQRGRLLPGVAWGGAAKELMGNRSSLRLNRRGPSLQLQRQGLSTAAASGPASQSLDLQEKPERGRPTQANLAQAEPTPTAEPASGTPSARDSWQRAAKQRLASEQQERVVASDGGVGLPPLVSDPCDFNKFVLCNLTVETVSANSASVRWAVREHRSPRPQGGARFRLLFDRFGQQPKFQRFVYLPERSDSATLHELRGDTPYLVCVEGVLGGRVCPVAPRDHCAGLVTLPETGGRGGVDYQLLTLVLLAVNALLVLLALAAWGSRWLRRKLRARRKGGAPVHVRHMYSTRRPLRSMGTGVSADFSGFQSHRPRTTVCALSEADLIEFPCDRFMDSTGGGAGGSLRREDHLLQRFAD; from the coding sequence ATGGAGGGTGTCGGCGCCGTGCGCTTCTGGCTCATGGTGTGCGGCTGCCTGGCGTTCCCGCCGCGGGCCGAGTCCGTGTGCCCCGAGCGCTGCGACTGCCAGCACCCCCAGCATCTCCTGTGCACCAACAGGGGGCTCCGCGCGGTGCCCAAGACCAGTTCGCTGCCTAGTCCCCAGGACGTGCTCACCTATAGTTTAGGAGGCAACTTCATCACTAACATCACGGCCTTCGACTTCCACCGCCTGGGGCAGCTCAAACGGCTGGACCTGCAGTACAACCAGATTCGCTCCCTCCACCCCAAGACCTTCGAGAAGCTCTCGCGCCTAGAGGAGCTGTACCTGGGGAACAACCTCTTGCAGGCGTTCGCTCCTGGCACGTTGGCTCCGCTACGCAAGTTGCGCATCCTTTACGCCAACGGTAACGAGATTGGCCGCCTTAGCCGCGGCTCCTTCGAGGGCCTGGAGAGTCTAGTCAAGCTACGGCTGGACGGGAACGTGCTAGGGGCACTGCCAGACGCAGTCTTCGCTCCCCTGGGCAACCTGCTCTATCTACATCTGGAGTCTAACCGGATCCGCTTTTTGGGCAAGAATGCCTTCACTCAACTGGGCAAGCTTCGATTCCTCAACCTCTCTGCCAACGAGCTGCAACCTTCCCTGCGCCATGCGGCCACCTTCGTCCCGCTGCGCTCCCTCTCCACTCTCATCCTCTCCTCCAACAACCTGCAGCACCTCGGCCCCCGCGTCTTCCAGCATCTGCCACGCCTTGGCCTGCTCTCCCTCAGTGGCAACCAGCTCACACAGCTCGCGCCAGAAGCCTTTTGGGGCCTGGGGGCCCTGCGCGAACTGCACCTAGAAGGCAACCGCCTGAGCCAGCTTCCCCTGGCACTGCTGGAGCCACTGCACAGCTTGGAGGCGCTAGATTTGAGCGGCAATGAGCTGTCTGCTCTGCACCCCGCCACCTTTGGCCACCAGGTTCGGCTACGTGAGCTCAGCCTGCGCGACAACGCTCTCAGAGCCCTTTCTGGAGACATCTTCGCTGCCAGCCCGGCTCTCTACCGCCTAGATCTAGATGGCAACGGTTGGACCTGCGATTGCCAGTTGCGGGGTCTGAAGCGCTGGATGGGCGACTGGCATTCTCAGGGGCGCCTTCTTACCGTCTTTGTGCAGTGTCGCCACCCCCCGGCCTTGCGGGGCAAGTACTTGGATTACCTGGATGACCAACTTCTGCAGAATGGATCTTGCGTGGATCCCTCACCTTCGCCTATAGCAGGCAGTAGGCAGGGGTCTCTATCCACAGCTACGGGGGAGGGGATGACGCCCCCTGCAGGGGGTCTCGCGCAGGAGCTACCAccgcagccccagccccagcagcGGGGGAGACTTTTACCAGGAGTGGCCTGGGGCGGGGCTGCCAAAGAGCTCATGGGCAACCGCAGCTCACTAAGGTTGAACCGGCGGGGTCCAAGCCTGCAGCTGCAGCGTCAGGGCCTCTCTACCGCTGCTGCTTCGGGTCCTGCCTCACAGTCCCTGGACCTGCAAGAGAAGCCTGAGCGAGGTCGTCCCACTCAAGCCAATCTTGCCCAGGCTGAGCCCACCCCGACGGCGGAGCCCGCCTCAGGGACACCATCTGCCCGAGACAGCTGGCAGCGCGCAGCAAAGCAGCGCCTAGCCTCGGAGCAGCAAGAGCGCGTAGTTGCGTCCGACGGTGGGGTCGGCTTGCCACCGCTGGTATCCGATCCCTGTGACTTCAACAAGTTCGTTCTGTGCAACCTGACAGTGGAGACGGTGAGCGCCAACAGCGCCTCGGTGCGCTGGGCGGTTCGGGAGCACCGCAGTCCCCGGCCGCAGGGCGGCGCACGCTTTCGCCTGCTCTTTGACCGCTTTGGCCAGCAGCCCAAGTTCCAGCGCTTCGTCTACCTGCCGGAGCGCAGCGACTCGGCCACGCTGCACGAGCTGCGTGGAGACACTCCTTACCTAGTGTGCGTGGAGGGCGTGCTCGGGGGCAGAGTTTGCCCCGTGGCTCCCCGGGACCACTGTGCGGGCTTGgtaaccctgccagagacaggAGGTCGAGGCGGCGTCGACTACCAGCTCCTGACCTTGGTCTTGCTGGCTGTCAACGCTCTGCTGGTGCTCCTGGCTCTGGCTGCCTGGGGATCACGGTGGCTGCGGAGGAAGCTGCGTGCCAGGCGGAAGGGAGGGGCTCCGGTCCACGTTCGCCACATGTACTCCACCCGACGGCCACTGCGCTCCATGGGCACTGGTGTGTCCGCGGACTTCTCCGGCTTCCAGTCGCACCGGCCTCGCACCACCGTGTGCGCACTCAGCGAGGCGGACCTCATTGAGTTCCCCTGTGACCGCTTCATGGACAGCACTGGCGGTGGGGCCGGTGGCAGCTTGAGGCGGGAGGACCACCTCTTGCAAAGATTTGCTGACTAG